In Longimicrobium sp., the following are encoded in one genomic region:
- the nagB gene encoding glucosamine-6-phosphate deaminase: MAQTRERVPVVIVEYDQIANTIARRIAEIVRERNAQGRPAVLGLATGSTPIGIYRELIRLHREEGLDFSNVVSFNLDEYYPMDPESIHSYHRYMRENLFDHINIPQGNAHLPPGNIERARVEEACAEYEDAIRAAGGIDFQILGIGKTGHIGFNEPGSGVNSRTRLIALDTVTRRDAAADFFGEDNVPAEAVTMGVASILDAREIALVATGEHKAAIVRRSVEGEPDPDVAATYLQDHVNATFYLDPAAAAELTRIKTPWVVGEVTWTRKLEIEAVIWLSQTTGKSILKLDPEDYRENHLSALLARYGSAGPLNGEVFNALISKIRGRSKLPQGKRIIVFSPHPDDDVISMGGILNKLHQNENDIVVAYQTSGNIAVFDHEVRRYLDFLQRFGSDFANGGELLDLTQRMESFLDSKHPGQVDIPEVQTIKQRIREAEAVSGIETFGMTRDQACFLKLPFYQTGKVRKDPIGPDDVAIVLRLLEEQRPELIYVAGDLSDPHGTHRMCLEAVERALQQYSGEQPEVWYYRGAWQEWSVSDADILVPLSEEELRTKILAIYKHQSQKDKAPFPGQDEREFWQRVEERNTGTARIVDQLGLPEYFAMEAYVVRKNGQPVEQETISTSGLARPPRHRRASDVPGARGVVLAGAAG; the protein is encoded by the coding sequence ATGGCGCAGACCCGTGAGCGCGTCCCCGTCGTCATCGTAGAGTACGACCAGATCGCCAACACCATCGCACGGCGCATCGCGGAGATCGTCCGCGAGCGCAACGCACAGGGGCGGCCCGCGGTACTGGGGCTCGCCACCGGGAGCACGCCCATCGGCATCTACCGAGAGCTGATCCGGCTGCACAGGGAAGAAGGGCTCGACTTCTCCAACGTCGTCTCCTTCAACCTGGACGAGTACTACCCCATGGACCCGGAGAGCATCCACAGCTACCACCGGTACATGCGGGAGAACCTCTTCGACCACATCAACATCCCCCAGGGGAACGCCCACCTCCCGCCCGGCAACATCGAGCGCGCGCGGGTGGAGGAGGCGTGCGCGGAGTACGAGGATGCCATCCGCGCGGCCGGCGGCATCGACTTCCAGATCCTGGGGATCGGCAAGACGGGGCACATCGGCTTCAACGAGCCGGGCTCGGGCGTCAACAGCCGCACCCGGCTGATCGCGCTCGACACGGTAACCCGGCGCGACGCCGCGGCCGACTTCTTTGGCGAGGACAACGTCCCCGCCGAGGCGGTGACGATGGGGGTGGCCTCCATCCTGGACGCGCGCGAGATCGCGCTGGTGGCCACGGGCGAGCACAAGGCCGCCATCGTGCGCCGCTCGGTGGAGGGGGAGCCGGACCCGGACGTGGCCGCCACGTACCTGCAGGACCACGTCAACGCCACCTTTTACCTGGACCCGGCCGCCGCCGCCGAGCTCACGCGCATCAAGACGCCGTGGGTGGTGGGCGAGGTGACGTGGACGCGCAAGCTGGAGATCGAGGCGGTGATCTGGCTGAGCCAGACCACGGGGAAGAGCATCCTGAAGCTGGACCCCGAGGACTACCGCGAGAACCACCTGAGCGCCCTGCTGGCCCGCTACGGATCGGCCGGGCCGCTGAACGGCGAGGTGTTCAACGCGCTGATCTCCAAGATCCGCGGGCGCAGCAAGCTGCCGCAGGGGAAGCGCATCATCGTCTTCAGCCCGCACCCGGACGACGACGTCATCTCGATGGGCGGCATCCTCAACAAGCTGCACCAGAACGAGAACGACATCGTCGTGGCGTACCAGACGTCGGGGAACATCGCCGTGTTCGACCACGAGGTGCGCCGCTACCTGGACTTCCTGCAGCGCTTCGGCAGCGACTTCGCCAACGGCGGCGAGCTGCTGGACCTCACGCAGCGGATGGAGTCGTTCCTGGACAGCAAGCACCCGGGGCAGGTGGACATCCCCGAGGTGCAGACGATCAAGCAGCGCATCCGCGAGGCCGAGGCCGTCTCCGGCATCGAGACGTTCGGGATGACGCGCGACCAGGCGTGCTTCCTCAAGCTCCCCTTCTACCAGACGGGGAAGGTGCGCAAGGACCCCATCGGGCCCGACGACGTGGCCATCGTCCTGCGCCTGCTGGAGGAGCAGCGGCCGGAGCTGATCTACGTGGCGGGCGACCTTTCGGACCCGCACGGCACCCACCGCATGTGCCTGGAGGCGGTGGAGCGCGCCCTTCAGCAGTACAGCGGCGAGCAGCCCGAGGTCTGGTACTACCGCGGCGCCTGGCAGGAGTGGAGCGTGAGCGACGCGGACATCCTGGTGCCGCTCAGCGAGGAGGAGCTGCGCACCAAGATCCTGGCGATCTACAAGCACCAGAGCCAGAAGGACAAGGCGCCCTTCCCCGGGCAGGACGAGCGCGAGTTCTGGCAGCGGGTGGAGGAGCGCAACACGGGCACGGCGCGCATCGTGGACCAGCTGGGCCTGCCCGAGTACT